The proteins below are encoded in one region of Bremerella sp. P1:
- a CDS encoding NAD(P)(+) transhydrogenase (Re/Si-specific) subunit beta: MLDSHIIVNLVYLVAAVMFIFGLKMMAHPRTAVRGNLISSVAMLIAVVVTAYLIFADGGASWAGWLLIAIGLVIGGGIGVFLAVKVEMTQMPQLVALFNGLGGGASVFVASAELLGLTDAKATVDVMLAIGISGLIGTVTFWGSLVAFGKLQELDIFEKPLPIPAPQAFNAVLAVVLLVLVATMASTGMGWPFIFVFVCATALGFTLVMPIGGADMPVVIALLNSYSGLAAAATGFVIDNNVLIISGSLVGASGIILTQIMCKAMNRSLVNVLFGTMQAGSGPAGADNELYATVRSTSADDIAMILDNAQRVVFVPGYGLAVAQAQHAVRDLANLLKDKGVTVEYAIHPVAGRMPGHMNVLLAEADVPYDQLKEMDEINPTMGQVDVAIVIGANDVVNPLANTDPNSPIAGMPIIEVDKARTVIVIKRSLSPGFAKIPNPLFAAENTLMFFSDGKKAVLDIVTAVKEL; encoded by the coding sequence GTGCTCGACTCCCACATCATCGTGAATCTGGTTTACCTGGTTGCCGCCGTCATGTTCATCTTCGGTTTGAAGATGATGGCCCATCCACGTACGGCCGTTCGCGGCAATCTTATTAGCAGCGTGGCGATGCTGATCGCCGTGGTTGTGACGGCCTACCTAATCTTCGCCGACGGAGGTGCCTCGTGGGCAGGATGGCTTTTGATTGCGATTGGCCTGGTGATTGGTGGCGGGATTGGGGTCTTCCTGGCCGTAAAGGTCGAGATGACTCAAATGCCTCAGCTAGTTGCCCTGTTCAATGGTCTCGGCGGCGGGGCTTCCGTCTTTGTAGCCAGCGCCGAACTGCTAGGGCTCACCGATGCGAAAGCAACCGTAGACGTCATGTTGGCGATTGGGATTTCAGGACTGATCGGCACGGTCACCTTTTGGGGGTCGCTTGTCGCATTCGGAAAGCTGCAAGAGCTCGACATCTTCGAGAAACCACTCCCTATCCCTGCCCCGCAAGCATTCAATGCCGTGCTGGCGGTTGTGCTCTTGGTTCTCGTTGCGACCATGGCGTCCACGGGCATGGGCTGGCCCTTTATCTTTGTCTTCGTTTGCGCTACCGCCTTGGGCTTTACGCTGGTCATGCCGATCGGCGGGGCGGACATGCCGGTGGTTATTGCCCTTTTGAATAGCTATTCGGGGCTGGCTGCCGCGGCAACGGGCTTCGTGATCGACAACAATGTGCTGATCATCTCTGGATCGCTGGTCGGGGCGTCGGGGATTATCCTGACACAGATCATGTGCAAGGCGATGAATCGCTCCCTGGTCAATGTCTTGTTCGGCACGATGCAGGCAGGCAGTGGACCGGCCGGCGCTGACAACGAACTCTACGCGACCGTTCGCTCCACATCCGCCGATGACATCGCCATGATCCTGGACAACGCCCAGCGCGTGGTATTCGTGCCCGGTTACGGCTTGGCCGTGGCTCAAGCCCAGCACGCCGTTCGCGACTTGGCTAATCTGCTGAAAGACAAAGGCGTCACCGTTGAATATGCGATTCACCCCGTTGCTGGTCGCATGCCAGGACATATGAACGTCCTTTTGGCCGAAGCCGACGTCCCTTACGATCAGCTGAAAGAAATGGATGAGATCAATCCCACGATGGGTCAGGTCGACGTGGCCATCGTTATCGGGGCCAACGACGTTGTGAATCCGCTGGCCAATACCGACCCGAACAGCCCGATTGCCGGCATGCCCATTATTGAAGTCGACAAGGCCCGCACGGTGATTGTCATCAAACGTAGCCTCAGCCCTGGCTTCGCCAAAATTCCGAATCCACTCTTCGCCGCAGAGAACACACTCATGTTCTTCTCCGACGGCAAAAAGGCGGTACTCGATATCGTTACCGCCGTGAAAGAGC
- a CDS encoding NAD(P) transhydrogenase subunit alpha, which produces MIRSLIFLCLALVFVGSLGLNTSIAQSDQDGTEVTEADQEKVTPAPEEESAKQPPAEEPDEETSKTEDAQAAPKYTKWTALVGSITIFVLAVFVGFEIITKVPPTLHTPLMSGSNAISGISIVGALLSTALGANWFASALGLLAIIMATVNVVGGYMVTHRMLSMFQKR; this is translated from the coding sequence GTGATTCGTAGCCTGATTTTCCTGTGCCTGGCACTCGTATTTGTGGGCAGCCTGGGCCTGAATACGTCGATCGCTCAGAGCGACCAAGACGGTACTGAGGTGACTGAAGCCGATCAGGAGAAGGTCACCCCAGCCCCTGAAGAAGAAAGCGCGAAGCAGCCACCTGCCGAAGAACCTGACGAAGAAACAAGCAAGACAGAAGATGCCCAGGCCGCTCCCAAGTACACGAAGTGGACGGCGTTGGTTGGCAGCATCACGATCTTTGTGCTGGCCGTGTTTGTCGGCTTCGAGATTATCACCAAGGTGCCACCGACCCTGCACACTCCATTGATGTCAGGCTCAAACGCGATCTCCGGGATTTCGATTGTTGGTGCGTTGCTCTCGACAGCCTTGGGTGCGAACTGGTTCGCATCGGCATTGGGCCTGTTGGCCATCATCATGGCCACGGTCAATGTGGTTGGCGGTTACATGGTGACTCACCGCATGCTGTCGATGTTCCAAAAGCGATAG
- a CDS encoding NAD(P) transhydrogenase subunit alpha: protein MIVAVLRENFPGEQRVALVPGSVPNLTKAGATVLIEKGAGTAAGFPDQQYVDKGAELIESRQEAFEKADVIFQVRSYGANTEAGKADLDTMKPGQIVIGMADPLGNLPAIQEVASKQVKLFALEMIPRITRAQSMDVLSSQATIAGYRAVLLAAIHLPKMYPMLMTAAGTLSPARVFVIGAGVAGLQAIATAKRLGAVVTAYDVRPEAKEQIESLGAKCAQLQLEAEGTQDKGGYAKDLGEEFYTKQREFMGEICSESDVVITTAAIPGRKSPLLVTSEGIRRMAPGSVAIDLAAERGGNIEPSEPDQTVHFDGITILGPTNLASEIPNHASQMFSHNITKFLLNMVKDKQLDVNMDDEIVAGTIATNDGEVVSSRLREMLELPPLSPPEPEANTESTEQEKPSDS, encoded by the coding sequence ATGATAGTTGCCGTCTTGCGCGAAAACTTCCCAGGCGAACAGCGTGTTGCCTTGGTTCCAGGCTCTGTCCCTAATCTCACCAAGGCCGGAGCGACTGTTCTTATCGAAAAAGGTGCTGGCACCGCGGCTGGATTTCCCGACCAGCAGTATGTCGACAAAGGTGCCGAGCTGATCGAAAGCCGCCAGGAAGCCTTCGAAAAGGCAGACGTTATCTTCCAGGTCCGTAGCTACGGGGCCAACACCGAAGCAGGCAAAGCCGATCTCGACACCATGAAGCCTGGCCAGATTGTCATCGGCATGGCAGACCCGCTGGGGAATTTGCCAGCGATTCAAGAGGTCGCTTCCAAGCAAGTCAAGCTCTTCGCCCTGGAGATGATTCCCCGAATCACCCGTGCCCAGAGCATGGATGTCCTGTCTTCGCAGGCAACGATCGCCGGTTATCGGGCCGTCCTGCTGGCGGCCATTCACCTGCCGAAGATGTACCCAATGCTGATGACCGCCGCAGGCACACTTTCGCCAGCCCGTGTGTTTGTCATCGGGGCAGGCGTGGCCGGCCTGCAAGCGATCGCCACCGCCAAACGACTTGGCGCGGTCGTCACGGCCTACGATGTTCGACCAGAGGCCAAGGAACAGATCGAAAGCCTCGGAGCCAAGTGCGCTCAGCTTCAACTTGAAGCCGAGGGAACCCAGGACAAAGGTGGCTACGCCAAAGATCTTGGCGAAGAGTTCTACACGAAACAACGGGAATTCATGGGCGAGATTTGTTCGGAAAGCGACGTTGTCATCACAACGGCCGCGATCCCCGGACGAAAGTCTCCGCTGCTTGTCACCTCCGAGGGTATCCGTCGGATGGCCCCCGGCAGCGTTGCCATCGACTTGGCCGCCGAGCGAGGTGGAAACATCGAACCGAGTGAACCAGACCAGACGGTGCACTTCGACGGAATCACAATCCTCGGTCCGACAAACCTGGCCAGTGAAATCCCCAATCACGCCAGCCAAATGTTCTCGCACAATATCACCAAGTTCCTGCTCAACATGGTGAAAGATAAGCAACTTGACGTGAACATGGACGACGAGATCGTGGCAGGTACGATCGCCACCAACGACGGGGAAGTTGTCAGTAGCCGCTTGCGAGAGATGCTCGAGCTACCTCCCCTTTCGCCTCCCGAACCAGAAGCGAACACCGAATCCACCGAACAGGAGAAACCCAGTGATTCGTAG
- the rplM gene encoding 50S ribosomal protein L13 yields MTTKTYQAKPGQVEQKWWLVDGEDQIVGRLASDIAVRLMGKHRPTYTPHVDTGDFVIVVNAEKVKFTGSKWEQKRYTWYTGYTRQRSESAEERLEAHPDQILREAVRRMLPKNKLATKMLEKLKIFVGPEHNHQAQNPEKLEGLGQVRQKKRK; encoded by the coding sequence ATGACGACCAAAACTTATCAAGCCAAACCAGGACAAGTCGAGCAGAAATGGTGGCTCGTCGACGGCGAAGATCAAATCGTCGGGCGTTTGGCCAGCGACATCGCCGTGCGTCTGATGGGTAAGCACCGCCCGACCTACACCCCGCACGTCGATACCGGCGACTTCGTCATTGTCGTCAATGCTGAAAAGGTGAAATTCACCGGCAGCAAGTGGGAACAGAAGCGTTACACCTGGTACACCGGTTACACGCGTCAGCGTAGCGAATCGGCCGAAGAACGATTGGAAGCGCATCCCGATCAGATTCTTCGTGAAGCCGTTCGTCGTATGCTTCCCAAGAACAAGCTGGCCACCAAGATGCTCGAGAAGCTGAAGATCTTCGTGGGCCCCGAACACAATCACCAAGCTCAAAACCCGGAAAAGCTGGAAGGCCTGGGTCAGGTTCGCCAGAAGAAGCGTAAGTAG
- the rpsI gene encoding 30S ribosomal protein S9: MSTADPQTEDVQNEGTEATAVETTTTETVEATPAPVTHVVKTDPKTGEHLGTGRRKSSVARVRVKAGSGKVVINDRELKEYFPHEQDQNAVMAPICDSGYEGKIDVRILVTGGGPTGQSGACRMGLGRALLSMDADVGHQLKDNGHLTRDSRMKERKKYGLHGARRGTQFSKR, encoded by the coding sequence ATGTCGACTGCGGATCCTCAAACCGAAGACGTGCAAAACGAAGGCACCGAAGCCACTGCCGTAGAAACCACGACAACCGAAACGGTTGAAGCTACGCCAGCACCTGTGACGCACGTTGTTAAGACTGACCCCAAGACGGGCGAACACCTCGGCACCGGTCGTCGCAAGTCGAGCGTTGCTCGCGTTCGCGTCAAAGCTGGTAGCGGCAAGGTCGTGATCAACGATCGCGAACTGAAGGAATACTTCCCGCACGAACAAGACCAGAACGCCGTCATGGCTCCGATCTGCGACAGCGGATACGAAGGCAAGATTGACGTCCGTATTCTGGTTACTGGTGGCGGTCCAACCGGTCAGTCGGGTGCTTGCCGTATGGGCCTTGGCCGTGCTCTTCTGAGCATGGACGCCGACGTCGGTCACCAATTGAAGGACAATGGCCACCTGACGCGTGACAGCCGTATGAAGGAACGTAAGAAGTACGGTCTGCACGGTGCCCGTCGTGGTACTCAGTTCTCGAAGCGTTAA
- a CDS encoding transposase, whose amino-acid sequence MPRSKRICPAGDVFHVLNRSVARLALFEKPEDYDAFVQVVRETWEIVPLPIFAMVVMPNHWHFVVRPQTDDQLSEFFRRMSLTHTMRWHAHFGTSGTGHLYQGRFKSFPIQSDEHLLTVLRYVERNPVKARLCSEAESWRWSSAWQRSQPKRQREPWLVYPVDPPLPRRWRTWVNTPQTEAEITAVAQSIQRGKPFGSSQWTVENASRWNLEQTLRNRGRPRKET is encoded by the coding sequence ATGCCCAGATCCAAACGTATCTGCCCTGCTGGCGATGTCTTTCATGTTTTGAACCGCTCGGTCGCTCGGCTGGCGTTGTTTGAAAAGCCGGAGGACTACGACGCGTTCGTGCAGGTTGTGCGGGAAACGTGGGAGATCGTTCCGCTCCCCATTTTCGCCATGGTGGTGATGCCCAATCATTGGCACTTTGTGGTTCGCCCACAGACGGACGATCAACTCAGCGAGTTTTTCCGGCGGATGTCTCTCACGCATACCATGCGGTGGCATGCCCACTTCGGGACCAGCGGGACCGGGCACCTCTACCAAGGACGTTTCAAGTCCTTTCCCATTCAGTCGGACGAGCACCTGTTGACGGTGCTACGGTATGTCGAACGTAACCCGGTCAAGGCACGCCTGTGCAGCGAAGCCGAATCTTGGCGGTGGAGTTCGGCCTGGCAGCGCTCTCAGCCAAAACGTCAGCGGGAACCGTGGCTCGTCTATCCGGTCGACCCGCCGCTACCACGCCGGTGGCGAACGTGGGTCAATACGCCCCAAACCGAAGCCGAGATTACGGCCGTAGCCCAGTCCATTCAGCGTGGCAAGCCGTTTGGATCGTCGCAGTGGACCGTCGAAAACGCCAGTCGCTGGAACTTGGAACAGACGCTTAGAAATCGTGGCCGCCCGAGAAAAGAGACCTGA
- a CDS encoding DNA polymerase III subunit, whose product MNWDDVLGHDRIREMFATALSKNRLASTFLFVGPAAIGKRKFALMLAKTLLCQNVPAYHMHPCGNCEDCKQVDALTHPDLLTVSKPKDKTRIPVELLIGDGQHRMESGLCHDIAMRPFRGQRKVAILDDADDLNQEGANCLLKTLEEPPVDSVIILISQSEQRQLPTIRSRCQIIRFAPLPDEIVSNLLLELQWVTDKPEADKLAQQSKGSLARADQLRDEGLQGIAEVLLSTLAKRDFHSVQMAKDVSDYLTKMGDDAPKKREALSHLIELAADFYRNQLVYLTKLGTEEASTEPEIRSVVMAIPAGLDGAAACLERCAEAEIQLDANANIATLVEAWLDDLATASRTGFVETS is encoded by the coding sequence ATGAACTGGGACGACGTGCTAGGGCACGATCGCATCCGAGAGATGTTCGCTACGGCCCTTTCCAAGAACCGACTGGCCAGCACGTTCCTGTTCGTTGGCCCTGCTGCAATCGGCAAACGCAAATTCGCGCTGATGCTGGCCAAGACCCTGCTCTGCCAGAATGTGCCGGCCTATCACATGCATCCGTGCGGAAACTGCGAGGACTGCAAACAGGTCGATGCCCTGACCCATCCCGATCTCTTGACCGTTTCCAAGCCGAAAGACAAGACCCGTATCCCGGTGGAACTCTTGATCGGCGATGGGCAACACCGCATGGAATCGGGGCTTTGTCACGACATTGCCATGCGTCCTTTCCGCGGCCAGCGCAAAGTGGCCATCCTGGACGATGCGGACGACCTGAACCAGGAAGGTGCCAACTGCCTGCTCAAGACACTCGAAGAACCCCCGGTCGATAGCGTAATCATCCTGATCAGTCAGAGCGAACAGCGACAACTGCCCACGATTCGCTCTCGCTGCCAGATCATTCGCTTCGCGCCGCTGCCAGATGAGATCGTCTCGAACCTCCTCCTGGAGCTTCAGTGGGTGACCGACAAGCCCGAAGCGGACAAGCTCGCCCAACAAAGCAAAGGCAGCCTGGCCCGAGCCGATCAATTGCGTGACGAAGGCCTGCAGGGGATTGCGGAAGTCCTACTATCGACGCTCGCGAAGCGTGATTTTCACAGCGTGCAGATGGCCAAGGACGTTTCCGACTATCTCACCAAGATGGGAGATGATGCCCCGAAAAAACGCGAGGCCCTGTCTCACCTGATCGAACTGGCCGCCGACTTTTATCGGAATCAGTTGGTCTATCTGACGAAGCTGGGCACGGAAGAAGCCTCGACGGAACCGGAGATTCGTTCGGTCGTGATGGCCATTCCGGCTGGTCTGGACGGAGCCGCGGCGTGTCTGGAACGCTGCGCCGAGGCGGAGATTCAGCTCGATGCCAATGCGAACATCGCGACGTTGGTTGAAGCCTGGCTGGACGATCTGGCGACCGCCTCACGCACTGGCTTTGTCGAGACGAGTTAG
- the tmk gene encoding dTMP kinase has protein sequence MTNSQTNRPLFISFDGIDGAGKSTQRDLLTQWLKENGHDVVLCRDPGTTEAGERVRDLLLHRKELELHPRTEMLLYMAARAQLVDDIIRPAIASGKTVLCDRYLLANIAYQGYASGLELEDVRNVGKVTVDRVMPDLTILLDLPEDIAFPRLGKNLDRMEAKGVAFMHRVREGFLKEAEIYPHVSVIDATQEIDTIQTAIREAVSLRLKELAK, from the coding sequence ATGACCAATTCGCAAACAAATCGCCCCCTTTTCATCTCATTTGATGGTATCGATGGGGCCGGCAAATCGACACAGCGAGACCTGCTGACGCAGTGGTTGAAGGAAAACGGACACGATGTCGTCCTCTGCCGCGACCCTGGCACCACCGAAGCCGGTGAGCGAGTTCGCGACCTTCTGCTACATCGCAAGGAACTGGAACTGCACCCGCGGACCGAGATGCTGTTGTACATGGCTGCCCGGGCTCAGTTGGTCGATGATATCATTCGCCCTGCGATTGCCTCGGGCAAAACGGTCCTGTGCGATCGCTACCTCTTGGCCAACATCGCCTATCAAGGCTATGCATCGGGGCTCGAACTGGAAGACGTACGCAACGTCGGCAAAGTAACCGTCGATCGCGTAATGCCTGACCTAACGATCCTGCTTGACCTGCCGGAAGACATCGCCTTCCCGCGACTGGGCAAGAACCTGGATCGCATGGAAGCCAAGGGCGTTGCGTTCATGCACCGTGTGCGGGAAGGATTCCTCAAAGAGGCCGAAATCTATCCGCACGTCTCGGTCATCGATGCGACCCAGGAGATCGATACCATTCAAACGGCCATCCGCGAGGCCGTTTCCCTGCGGCTTAAGGAGTTAGCGAAATGA
- a CDS encoding helix-turn-helix transcriptional regulator, producing MNLAKIQRLLKLLQLLQGGRPQNVNSMADACGVSRRTIFRDLETLRAAGVPLAFDSNGQRFHIPETYFLAPTNLSSEEALSVMVLCHELGDGTGLPYYSSARRAATKLENSLPEHMKRQLREISSSVEIKLNPVHQPEEAQSAYQSLVDASGHRQNVRIKYRSIFDGDVIQTKLSPYKLLFSRHSWYVIGRSSIHRAVRTFKVNRIEQIEILDELFEIPQNFQVDRFLRNAWHMIPEPGPDQHIIVRFDPLVAQNVAEVQWHKTQEIHWNEDGSIDFEVKVSGIREISWWILGYGSRARVIQPESLKELIANHARKILENYDDPVPPSPSHED from the coding sequence ATGAATCTGGCCAAAATCCAACGCCTGCTCAAACTACTGCAACTGCTTCAGGGTGGCAGGCCGCAAAACGTTAACTCGATGGCCGATGCGTGCGGCGTGAGTCGTCGTACCATCTTTCGAGACCTGGAAACACTGCGAGCGGCCGGCGTGCCGCTCGCTTTCGATTCGAATGGGCAACGCTTCCACATTCCGGAAACCTACTTCCTCGCTCCCACGAATCTCAGTTCGGAAGAAGCCCTCTCGGTCATGGTCCTTTGTCATGAACTGGGCGACGGTACCGGACTTCCCTACTACTCTTCAGCTCGACGGGCAGCTACGAAGCTTGAGAACAGCCTGCCCGAACACATGAAGCGGCAGCTCCGCGAGATCTCTAGTTCGGTCGAGATCAAACTCAACCCGGTCCATCAACCGGAAGAAGCCCAGTCAGCCTACCAATCGCTGGTCGACGCCTCCGGACATCGCCAAAACGTACGCATCAAGTACCGTAGTATCTTTGACGGGGACGTCATCCAAACCAAGCTTTCGCCCTACAAGCTCCTGTTCAGCCGACACAGCTGGTACGTCATCGGCCGAAGTTCGATCCATCGGGCGGTGCGAACCTTCAAGGTCAACCGCATCGAACAGATCGAAATCCTCGACGAGCTCTTCGAGATCCCTCAGAACTTCCAGGTCGACCGCTTCCTCAGAAATGCCTGGCACATGATCCCCGAGCCAGGTCCCGATCAGCACATCATCGTCCGCTTCGATCCGCTGGTCGCTCAAAACGTGGCCGAAGTGCAGTGGCACAAGACCCAAGAGATCCACTGGAACGAAGACGGTAGCATCGATTTCGAGGTGAAAGTCAGCGGTATTCGCGAGATCAGCTGGTGGATCCTCGGCTACGGCAGTCGAGCGAGGGTCATTCAGCCAGAATCATTGAAGGAACTGATTGCCAACCATGCCCGGAAGATCTTAGAGAATTACGACGATCCGGTCCCCCCTTCCCCCTCGCACGAGGATTAG